One cyanobiont of Ornithocercus magnificus DNA segment encodes these proteins:
- a CDS encoding glycosyltransferase family 1 protein → MADIVLLATADWDHPLWTNKQHVATALVKAGHRVLYINSLGLRNIQPTMRDLQRTLKRLWYGLRPPRSVKPDLWVWSPLVIPGGFMGIGLIVNRLSLHIGLYINRRLLHFQDPWLWTFNPLAAHLLNLKDFRVTIYHAVDALQEQPCMPSRLIAVEERRLCGLVDQVLVTSPQLQRQLETWSQRIRYDPNVADQGHFSKAMAVSSIPDDLKEIPEPRIGFIGAVSSYKLDFALIAALANCHPYWSFVFIGPTGEGEIHTDTQPLDAEPNVYLLGWRPYSSLPNYCAGFSCGWLPLRLTPYTKAMFPMKFFEYLAAGLPVVATYIDSLKKFSDVALLCKPTTATFSLALDTAITGGGPPLSTRLTLASEHTYAARTQCQLVALEALQAVGKAQRRKLPR, encoded by the coding sequence ATGGCTGATATTGTTTTACTAGCTACTGCAGACTGGGATCACCCACTCTGGACTAACAAACAACATGTTGCCACTGCACTTGTTAAAGCAGGACACCGTGTTCTCTACATCAATTCTCTAGGACTTCGTAACATCCAACCCACGATGCGCGATTTGCAGCGCACTTTGAAAAGACTTTGGTATGGTCTACGCCCACCTCGTTCTGTAAAGCCAGATCTTTGGGTATGGTCGCCACTTGTAATTCCAGGTGGTTTTATGGGCATCGGTCTTATCGTGAACCGCCTCAGCTTACATATAGGCCTTTACATTAACCGGCGCTTACTACACTTTCAAGACCCATGGCTGTGGACTTTTAATCCACTTGCTGCGCACTTGCTAAACCTCAAAGATTTCCGCGTGACTATATATCACGCGGTTGATGCTTTGCAAGAACAGCCTTGTATGCCGAGCAGGCTAATAGCTGTGGAAGAGCGCAGACTTTGTGGTCTAGTTGATCAGGTGCTAGTTACTTCCCCACAGCTACAGCGTCAGCTGGAAACTTGGTCTCAGCGTATCCGCTATGACCCAAACGTAGCTGATCAAGGTCACTTTTCTAAAGCTATGGCGGTTTCATCTATACCAGATGACCTTAAAGAAATACCAGAGCCACGCATTGGCTTTATAGGTGCCGTTAGCAGCTACAAACTTGATTTTGCACTAATAGCTGCTTTAGCTAATTGTCATCCTTATTGGTCTTTTGTGTTTATTGGCCCTACTGGTGAAGGAGAAATTCACACAGATACTCAGCCACTTGATGCTGAGCCAAATGTATATTTATTAGGCTGGCGGCCCTACAGTTCACTTCCTAATTACTGCGCTGGGTTTTCGTGTGGCTGGTTACCCTTGCGACTAACACCCTATACCAAAGCTATGTTTCCAATGAAGTTCTTTGAATATCTAGCTGCAGGTCTTCCAGTAGTAGCGACTTATATCGACTCCCTAAAAAAATTTAGTGATGTAGCTCTCTTGTGTAAGCCTACAACGGCAACATTTAGCCTTGCACTAGATACAGCTATAACAGGAGGTGGTCCACCACTTTCTACTCGCCTAACTCTAGCATCAGAACATACCTATGCTGCCCGTACTCAGTGTCAGTTAGTAGCTCTTGAGGCACTTCAAGCTGTGGGCAAAGCACAACGAAGAAAACTGCCGCGCTAG
- a CDS encoding ABC transporter ATP-binding protein: MTERHEKRLCSISLPSVTLTRILQIFSYLPPSHFRGCWFLLAISSAVGLSDLVFVGLVAKLVGSLSKSKLSDNLPFVQVFSNDALDRNLWIAAILIILIWISASLRFLSRLIEANISAKIWCTLGNKTYSNLLCQSFDYFNNSNSAALLTRLNRVLSKVSDGVILPLLTICSKSLSALILVSGVITTFGWIALAVFFLLVAAYSVASLLITPHMRFLVRQQFLYKRQVNEIFLDSTRSIRDIHLHASEKFFLNRFKHIGMAGKRYDRMVKILPDLPRFVIEPAGVTVLFTLGLLPPLLSSTGKSEVRDALPALVGIVFASLRLATPTQAVFRALNRLRASLPDLDDALELLSLSPKRLLDLSQSALSPEGIMPQYTIKLEGVSYQYFADQDCALQNVSLTIPVGARIALVGATGGGKTTAAHLLLGLLRPKSGQLLLDGVPLHNKEIQAWQQCCAFVPQNIMLLDTSIRANVAFGISDDAINEDALWSCLEMAQLADFVSELPYGAFTRVGENGMHLSGGQRQRLALARAFYKRARVLVLDEATSALDNKTESNVMESLGLIGRYYTTVIIAHRLSTIRYCDCIYQFSQGRTIASGTFDELQCQSDSFRELVKLQHG, encoded by the coding sequence GTTTGGTTGCCAAACTTGTGGGATCTTTAAGCAAATCAAAGTTATCTGATAACCTACCCTTTGTGCAGGTATTTAGTAATGATGCTCTAGATCGCAATCTTTGGATTGCGGCAATCTTAATTATACTGATCTGGATATCTGCAAGCTTAAGGTTTCTCTCTAGGTTGATTGAGGCAAATATTAGTGCCAAAATCTGGTGTACTCTTGGCAACAAAACCTACAGCAATCTTTTATGCCAGTCTTTTGATTACTTTAACAATAGTAACTCAGCGGCGCTACTAACCCGGCTAAATCGGGTGCTTAGTAAGGTTTCTGATGGAGTAATTCTGCCTCTACTAACTATCTGCAGCAAGTCACTCTCAGCACTAATTCTGGTATCTGGTGTGATTACTACTTTTGGCTGGATAGCCCTAGCAGTGTTTTTCTTGCTAGTTGCTGCTTATTCCGTGGCTTCACTATTGATAACTCCACATATGCGCTTCTTGGTTCGCCAACAATTTCTCTACAAGCGCCAAGTAAACGAAATTTTTCTCGATTCAACTCGCTCAATCCGAGATATCCATCTTCATGCATCAGAAAAGTTTTTTCTTAATCGCTTTAAACATATTGGCATGGCAGGTAAACGTTACGACAGAATGGTCAAAATTCTCCCAGACTTGCCACGCTTTGTGATCGAGCCCGCAGGTGTTACCGTGCTCTTTACGCTTGGATTGCTACCACCATTGCTTAGTAGCACTGGCAAGAGCGAAGTGCGTGATGCTCTGCCTGCCCTTGTAGGTATTGTTTTCGCCTCATTGCGTCTTGCTACTCCAACCCAAGCTGTTTTCCGAGCTCTTAACCGCCTGCGGGCTTCTTTACCTGACTTGGATGATGCTCTCGAGCTTCTATCTCTCTCCCCTAAAAGATTGCTGGACTTATCCCAAAGCGCTCTTAGTCCAGAGGGAATTATGCCCCAGTATACGATTAAGCTTGAAGGTGTCTCTTATCAATACTTTGCAGATCAAGACTGTGCTCTCCAGAACGTTTCCCTGACAATTCCGGTTGGTGCTCGTATAGCTCTAGTAGGCGCTACAGGTGGTGGTAAGACTACTGCTGCCCATTTGCTTCTAGGATTATTAAGGCCAAAGAGTGGTCAGCTCCTGCTCGATGGTGTTCCACTCCACAACAAAGAAATACAGGCATGGCAGCAGTGTTGTGCCTTCGTTCCCCAGAATATAATGCTTCTCGATACAAGCATACGGGCAAATGTTGCTTTTGGTATTAGTGATGATGCCATAAATGAGGATGCACTCTGGAGCTGTCTAGAAATGGCCCAACTAGCTGACTTCGTTTCTGAACTGCCCTACGGTGCTTTTACACGTGTTGGCGAGAATGGAATGCATCTTTCAGGCGGCCAGCGCCAGCGCTTAGCTCTAGCCCGGGCATTCTACAAGCGTGCGCGTGTCTTGGTGCTAGACGAAGCCACTAGTGCCTTAGATAATAAAACAGAGAGCAATGTGATGGAATCTCTAGGGTTGATTGGCCGTTACTATACTACAGTTATTATAGCTCATCGCTTATCCACAATCCGCTACTGCGATTGCATTTACCAATTCAGTCAAGGGCGTACTATTGCTTCAGGAACTTTTGATGAACTCCAGTGTCAATCCGACTCGTTCCGGGAACTAGTTAAATTGCAACATGGCTGA